A section of the Mastomys coucha isolate ucsf_1 unplaced genomic scaffold, UCSF_Mcou_1 pScaffold15, whole genome shotgun sequence genome encodes:
- the LOC116092153 gene encoding olfactory receptor 5D18-like codes for MLLSGRNNSGIIFTLLGFSEYPELKVPLFLLFLIVYSITVVGNIGMILVIRINPKLHTPMYFFLSHLSFVDFCYSSIIAPKMLGNLVAKDRSISFIECIVQYFSFCVFVVTEAFLLAVMAYDRFVAICNPLLYTVIMSQKVCVTLVVGSYVWGLTCSLTLTGSTVQLSFHSGNRIDHFFCELSSLLALSSSDTHISQLLLYVFATLNAVSTLLLILLSYLFIAVTVLKMRSDSGCRKAFSTCASHLAAITIFHGTILFLFCVPNSKNSRLTVKVGSVFYTVVIPMLNPLIYSLRNKDVQDTIRKIMTIISCVKNDRHD; via the coding sequence ATGTTGCTGTCTGGAAGAAACAATAGTGGGATCATATTCACCCTCTTGGGTTTCTCAGAATACCCTGAACTGAAAGTCCCTCTCTTCTTGCTGTTTCTCATTGTCTACAGCATCACTGTTGTAGGGAATATTGGCATGATCCTCGTGATCAGAATTAATCCCAAACTGCACACTCctatgtacttcttcctcagccACCTCTCCTTTGTGGATTTCTGCTATTCTTCCATCATTGCCCCCAAGATGCTGGGGAACCTTGTGGCAAAAGACAGATCCATTTCATTTATAGAATGCATAgtacaatatttttcattttgtgtttttgtagtaACTGAAGCCTTTTTATTAGCTGTTATGGCCTATGACCGATTTGTGGCTATCTGCAACCCTCTGCTCTATACAGTAATCATGTCCCAGAAAGTCTGTGTCACACTGGTGGTGGGATCCTATGTATGGGGGCTCACATGTTCCTTGACACTGACAGGATCTACTGTACAGTTATCTTTTCATAGTGGCAATAGAATTGATCACTTCTTCTGTGAATTGTCTTCACTGCTAGCCCTTTCTTCCTCTGATACTCACATCAGTCAATTACTGCTGTATGTTTTTGCCACACTTAATGCTGTCAGCACATTATTGCTTATTCTGTTGTCTTACCTGTTCATTGCTGTCACTGTCCTTAAGATGCGTTCAGACAGTGGGTGTCGTAAGGCTTTCTCCACCTGTGCATCCCACCTGGCAGCCATCACTATCTTCCATGGTACCATTTTATTCCTCTTTTGTGTTCCCAACTCTAAGAATTCTAGGCTTACAGTCAAAGTGGGCTCTGTGTTTTACACAGTGGTGATCCCCATGCTAAACCCACTAATCTATAGTCTGAGAAATAAGGATGTCCAAGACacaattagaaaaataatgaCCATTATCTCCTGTGTTAAGAATGATAGACATGATTAA